The genomic segment CGGTCAGCAGGATGACATTACGGTGCTCAGCATTGCGTTCGAGCCGGCCGAGGCACTCACCCCGCGCACCTGAAAACGCATCGCCCGGATTGGGGACGGCGGGCGTGTGTTTCGTGCCGTCGAAGCGTTTACATACCGCCCTCGTCGAGGGTTGAGAGTTCAAAGGTGTCGAGGACGGTGCGATTGCCGACGACCTGCACCTCCGAGATCCGTTCGTCGCGAAACGCGAAACGCAGCAGGCGGAAAAGCCGGCCGCGCGGTGCGATGACGAGGCCGACGTCTCCGTTGATGAGGGCGGGGTGGGCATAGCGAGCGCCCTTGGCCTGCTTGACGGCCTCGCCGGCCCAAGTGGATGCGCCGTGCACTTCCACGTACTGGCCGGTGAACGCGGAGGCAGCATCGATGCGTACGACCACGTCCGGATCGAGCACGTCGAGCAATCCCTCGACGTTGCCGGCGCGCAGGGCGGTGAGGAATTTGCCGACGAGTTCGCGCTGCTGGGCGAGTTGAGTGGTGGGTTCGGCAGCACCGCGTACGCGCCGGCGGGCGCGGCTGGCAAGCTGGCGGGCGGCTTCAGGGGTGCGACTGACAATCCGGGCGATTTCCTCGAAGCTAAAATCGAACAGGTCGTGCAGCACAAAGGCGAGGCGTTCAGCGGGATTGAGGCGGTCGAGGACTACCAGCAGAGCGATACCGACAGAGTCGGCGAGCAACGCCTCCTGTTCGGGATTCGGATGGGTCGATGCGTGAGTCGCGGGTCCGGTAGGGGCGTTGGGCTCCAGCGGTTCTTCGCGGTGGGCGGTGCGGGAGCGGAGCATATCAAGGCAGACGCGGGAGACCACGGTGGTGAGCCAAGCGCGCAGGTTGTCAATTCCTTCGGCCCCGGAGCGGCTCAGGCGAAGCCAGGTTTCCTGCACCGCGTCCTCAGCTTCGGCGAGCGATCCGAGCATCCGGTAGGCGACGCCGCGAAGGTGTCCGCGGCTCGCTTCGAACTCGTCCGCCAGCCAAAGATTTTGATCCATCCGTCACATTCTCCCGTTGTGGTTCGTCATGGTGATGACGTACAAAACCAAGTCTATGTGACAAGGAGATCCCCGAATATGCAGGCACGTATGAAAAATCCCGTCATGGTCCTTCCTGAAGCTATGCCCCACCTTCTTGCTTTCAACAACGTGATCGAGAAGAGCGGGCTTTCCAAGAAGACTCGTGAGCTTGTTCATCTGCGTGTGAGCCAGATCAACGGCTGCGCAGTCTGCCTGGACATGCATGCACGCGAACTGGAGCGTGCAGGCGAGACGAATGAACGCCTGTTCGCGGTGTCGGCATGGCGTGAGGCGCCTTACTTCACCGATGCGGAGCGCGCCGCGCTGGCGGTGGCCGAAGCGGCGACGCGGCTGGCGGATCGGCCCGAGTCAGTTTCAGACGAGATCTGGAACGAAGCGGCGCGGCACTACAACGAGCGCGAACTGGCGGCGCTGGTGCTCTCGATCGCCGTGATCAATTTCTGGAACCGGGTGAATGCGACCACCCGGCAGATCGCGGGCGAGTGGGCCAAGTCCGACGAGGCGCGTAAGTGGGTGGAGGAGCGGCAGCACGCGCATGCGGGCTGAGGAAATCAGGAGCAACAAAAAAGCGCCGCTCAGTCAATATGAGCGGCGCTTCTATCTACAGATTAGGCGAGGTGATTACATCGCGCCGCCGGCGGTCATTCCGCGGCCCACGTAGACCTGCTGCGGAGCTGCGACCTTGGCGCCGTTGACCTTCACCTTCATGCTTCCCACTCCAGGCTTCGCGACCGGAGCAGTGAAGGCAACTTCGTACTGGTTATTGAGCCGGTGCTCGATGTCCTTGAAGTAGGGCTGGAACGAAACCGGATTGCCTAAGCCCTGCCAGTAGCTCTCGCCACCTGTGGCCTTGGTAACCTGCAGCAGCAGGTTCTGCCCGATGCTGTTCGCCATCCGGGTACGGTCGTAGCGGCCCTGGTTCTGCCAGTAGATGGAGTAGACAACCAGGCCGGAGCGAACCGAGTCCTTGATGGCAGCCTCCATGTACGGGTCCTGCAGATCGAATCCAGGGTTGTAGTAGTCCACGCCGTCCGTGATCATGACCACGATGCGGCGGGCGCTGCGATCCTGCGAGGGCCAATGCTTCGCCAGGTCAGACAGGCAGATGTACGCGCTGGCGTTCTGCCCGGGGAATCCCGACGGGATGCGCAGGCCCTTCAGCACCGCGTTACGGTCGGTGGTCAAAGGCGAAGCCAGCTTCACCGTTCCGTACTGCATGACGCCGAGCGTGGCCTTAGCATCGGGCGGCAGACTATTGATGAAGTTCTTGACGTCGCCGTATTGGGTTGCGAGGCTGGTGCGCGCGCCGCCGTCAAGCATCAACACGACCTCGAGGCGATCGCTCTCACCGCGCAACGGCTGCCAGTTCGTGATGGTGGCATCCTTGCCGTTCACCTTTACCTGGAGGTTCTGCTGCGAAACATTGGCTGCCGGGGCGTCCTTATCCTGCAGCACGGTAATCACGGCCTGCCCCTTGGTCTGGTTGTCGCCCTGGGCGAAAACCGGCACCGCGAGCAGTGCTGCTGCGGCGACCCCCGCCACCGCTGCTGTTCTGGTTCTAAGTCTAAGTAGATTCATCTCTACGGGTCTCCTTCTCGACCTTGTCGCACTTCTATAGATGAAATTCGGAGAAATATGTTGCGGCGCCAATTGGTTGCCTTGGGGTATGAAACGGGGTAGCTGGAAGTAGTTGTGAGCAAGGATCTTGCATTAGAGTCGACTTGAATTTCGCGGAATTATGAAGTGTTAAGAATTCTTGCGCAACCGCGCCGCTGTCCCCGTCGAAGCCGGGCCTGTTTGCAATCCAGGTTCCAATCCGATATGATCCGTAAATGTGTCCGGTGACGTTTGCCGGACCGTCAACTGCACCACGGCTTTTGGACTTCCGATCGTTTCAGATGAGGCGGGAAGTGGCCCCTGGATCGGGAGTTTCCTGAGTTTCAGGACTGGCAAATGCGGTGGGAGACGAGGGAACATGGCAAAGAAAGCCAGCAAGAATATTGCTAAGGCGCGCGCTGCTGTCACGCAGCCGGCCTATCATCTGCAGGACGCGGTCAGCCTTCTGCAGAAAGTCAAGTACGCCAAATTTGATGAGACCGTCGACCTGACCCTGCGTCTGGGCGTCGATACGCGTCACGCCGACCAGATGGTGCGTGGAACCGTGGTTCTGCCGCACGGACTGGGCAAGACCAAGACCGTGGCCGTGATCGCCACCGGCGATCGCCAGAAGGACGCGCAGGAAGCCGGCGCCGATTTCGTGGGCGGCGAAGAGATGGTCGACAAGATCCAGAAGGAAAACTGGACCGACTTCGATGCCCTGATCGCCACCCCCGACATGATGCGCGTGGTGGGCCGTCTGGGTAAGGTTCTCGGCCCCAAGGGCCTGATGCCGAACCCGAAGACCGGCACCGTGACCATGGATGTGGCCGCGGCCGTCAAGGAGATCAAGGCCGGTAAGGTGGAGTTCCGCGCCGACAAGACCAGCCTGGTGCACGTCCCCGTGGGCAAGCTGAGCTTTGACTCTCAGAAGCTGGTGGACAACGCGACCACGGTGGTGACGGCGATCGTTCGTGCCAAGCCTTCGGCGGCCAAGGGCAAGTACATCAAGAGCATGACGTTGAGCTCGACGATGGGCCCGGGAGTTCCGCTGGATCAGGCTGTAGCCGACGCGGCGGGCAAGCACTAAAAGGCAGGGAACAGGGAACAGGGAATAGGGGAACAGTTGGTTTGGCAGTTCCGTTTACCTTGTGCTCCGGTTCGTGAGTTTGAAGATTTGAATTTGTAGCAAGCGCCTGAGGGCGCTGGAGGGAGTCGGGAAAGAGGAAAGAGCGGATCGGTTTTTACTGTTCCCTGTTCCCTGTCCCCTATTCCCTGTCTGAGCGGAGCGAAGACATGGCGATTTCGAAAGCAAAGAAGCAGGAGAAGGTCCAGCTGCTAGCCAAGGAGCTGGAGACCTCGACGACCGCAATCATCGGCACCTTCAAGGCGCTGACCGTAGCCAAGGATTTCGAGCTGCGCAAGGTGATTCGCGAGGCGGGCGGCAAGTATCGCGTGGTGAAGAACAAGCTGGCCGCGGTTTCCAGCAAGGGCACCAAGGTTGAGGATGCTCTGAAGGGCCTGAAGGGCGTGAACTCGGTTGCGTTCACCTCTGGCGACCCTGTGGCTCTGGCCAAGGTGTTCGCGAAGTGGGCGGGCGAGAACGCGGAGTTTCAGTTCAAGCTGGGCATCGTGGACGGCAAGCTGCTGAACGTGGAAGATGTCAAGGCTCTGGCGACCATGCCGGGCAAGGAAGAGATCTTCTCGAAGCTGCTGTTCCTCATCAATGCTCCGGCGCAGCGGCTGGCCACGGTTCTCAACGCCACCGGCCGCGATCTGGCGGTGGTTCTCGGCCAGGGTGTCGAGAAGGAAAAGTTCACGGCAGCGTAGCTGCCGCAGTTCGTAGTTCATAGTTCGTAGTTCACAGTGGGCGATCGGAGCCGAAAACTGTGAAGTAAGAACTGAGGACTATGAACTCACAAGGTTTGGGCAGTAGAAGCGGGACGAGAGGGCGCAGGTCTGGCGCATCGGAAACTTTCGACCTCGGTTTTCTTCGGCCAGGGCAACACAAATTCTGATTTTGGAGAAGAAAAATGGCGGATCTCGCGCAGTTGGAAGAGCAGATTGTATCTCTGAGCCTGTTGGAAGCGGCGGCTCTGGTGAAGAAGCTGGAAGAGCGTCTTGGCGTTTCGGCGGCAGCGGCAGCCCCTGTGGTTGTGGCTGGCGGCGGCGGCGCGGCGGCGGCTCCGGCGGCTGAAGAAAAGACCGAGTTCCAGGTCATCCTCAAGGATGCCGGTGCGAACAAGATCAACACCATCAAGGCTGTACGCGAAGTCACTTCGCTCGGCCTGAAGGAAGCCAAGGACCTGGTGGACGGCGCCCCCAAGGCGCTCAAGGAGAATGCCACCAAGGATGAGGCTGAGGCGATCAAGAAGAAGTTCGAAGGCGTGGCGACGATCGAAGTCAAGTAGTTACGTCACCCGTCTGGCAACAGACTTGCAGGCCCGGACTGAACGCGCTACCATAATGGTTGCGCGTCTTTCCGTCTCATTCCGTACGTCACATGTGAATGGGGTGGAATCCGGGCTGCGCTTTTTGACATCAAACAGGCAACATTAAACCCGGCTGTCTGGAGCAGGGCCAAGCACTCGAGCGGCGGGTTTTGCGCGGATTTAACTGAAGTACCTCGGCGTCAACAGGTTAGGCGGAATCCTGGTGACGAAATGGCGTTGGGCGGCGGCGAGCGACAGAAGCGAGATTTGGGATCGGCGAGAGAGCAAGGATTGAGAATTCGGATGGGAGCATAGGCATCGAGCTACGCTCGTGAGGCATCGTGTCCTCGCGAGCTTTTCGTGTCTTCCCATCAGGTGGATCAGCGGCCTTCGGCTCTGAGATTCACCCGTAGCGCATAGGAACCCGGTTTTTGCGGCTTTCCTGGCGCGTCCTGCTCTCCGGATGTGCGCAGTCTAGCGCACTCCCCAAGCGGTCGGCAACGCCTTCGAGGTGGAAATCGGCGCGGTGTTTCAGGCAATCGGCTTGGCGCGTGGATTGTTGTGCAGGTAGTCCCTTTAGCGCAACGGTCAATGCTGGCATCGAGGCGAGCCAGCCAGGATAAACGAGTTCTTTCCCGTAATCAGTCGGCGCCACCCGAGACTCTGGCGCCGGCCCGGATCAGGCCCCAGCGGGGCGGCTTGTGTTCGGCACCCGAGAGCCTCAGGAGTGAAGCATGCCCAACGAGAAGCGCGCGATTCGCAGCCGGCTCGATTTTTCCAAGATTCCAACAGCAACGCAGATTCCCAACCTGATCGAAGTGCAGCGCCGTTCTTACGAGCGGTTTCTGCAGATGGACAAGCTGCCCAACGAGCGTGACGACTCCGGCCTCCAGTCGGTGTTTGTCTCCGTGTTCCCGATTACCGACTTCCGGGGCATCTCGCAGTTGGATTTTGTGGACTTCTCGATCGGCAACTGGGAGTGCAAGTGCGGCCACCTCAAGGGGCTCCATCACCTGCGTACGGCTTGTACGAACTGCGGATCGATGGTCATCACTGACCCGTTCCTTCCGGGCGACGTGCTCTGCTCCAAATGCGGACACTACAACAAAAACACCCCCGACTTCTGCAACAAGTGCGGCGACCCTGTCAGCCTGCAGCTGAAGTATGACCAGCAGGAGTGCGAAGAGCGCGGTATGACGTTCTCCGCGCCTTTGAAGGTCACGGTGCGCCTCACTATCTACGACAAGGACGCGGAGACAGGCAACAAGACCATCCGCGACATCAAGGAGCAGGAAGTCTTCTTCGGCGACATTCCGCTCATGACGCCCAACGGCACGTTCATCGTGAACGGCACCGAGCGCGTCATCGTGTCGCAGCTGCATCGTTCGCCCGGCGTCTTCTTCGAGACGGCGAACAACCGTACCTACTTCCTTGGCAAGATCATCCCCTACCGCGGCTCGTGGGTTGAGTTCGAGTACGACCAGAAGAACACCCTCTATGTCCGCATCGATCGCAAGCGCAAGTTCCTCGGCACCATCTTCCTGCGCGCACTCGGCCTGCGTTCGGACGAAGAGATTTTGAAGACCTTCTACACGGTCGACAAGATCCAGATCGCCGACGGAAAGCTGTTCTGGACGATCCCGCAGGATCCCAAGCAGCACACGCACCTGATCGGTTCGAAGCCGGCACATGCCGTGCTGCACGGTGGCGAAGAGATTGCGCACTCCGGCCGCAAGGTCACGCCGCACACCATGAAGGCGTTGCGCAACGCCGCCGTCGAGAAGGTCGAAGTTGAATCGGCCGAGTTGGACGGCGCGCTGACCGCTGCCGATGTGGTCGATATGGCCACCGGTGAAGTCATCGTCGAAGCCAACGTCGAGCTCACTGCCGACCGCCTGCACAAGGTGCTGGCGTCGGGTGCGACCACCTTCGAGGTGTTCTTCCCCGAGCGCGACGACGTGGGCAACATCATCACCAACACGCTGCGCCGCGACTCGATCCGCAAGCCGGAAGAGGCGCTGATCGAGATCTACCGCAAGCTGCGCCCGGGCGATCCGCCGACGCTCGACACCGCAACTGCCCTCTTCGAAGGCATGTTCTTCGATCCGCGCAAGTACGACTTCTCGCGCGTAGGCCGTTTGAAGTTCAACATCAAGCTGTATGAGAACCAGGACGCCACGCCGCTCGATCACCGCACGCTGACGCCCGAGGACTTCTACTCGACCATTCGCTACCTGTTGAAGCTGCGCAAGAACATCGGCATCGTGGATGACATCGACCACCTCGGCAACCGCCGCGTGCGCGCCGTGGGCGAGCTGATGGAAAACCAGTTCCGTATCGGATTGGTCCGTATGGAGCGCGCCATCAAGGAAAAGATGAGCGTCTATCAGGAGCTCTCGACGGCCATGCCGCACGACCTGATCAACGCCAAACCCGTGATGGCGGCCATCCGCGAGTTCTTCGGTTCGTCGCAGCTCTCGCAGTTCATGGACCAGACCAACCCGCTCTCGGAGATTACGCACAAGCGCCGTCTCTCCGCACTTGGACCGGGCGGTCTATCGCGTGAACGCGCGGGCTTCGAAGTCCGCGACGTGCACCCCACGCACTACGGCCGTATCTGCCCGATCGAGACGCCGGAAGGTCCGAACATCGGTCTGATCAGCTCGCTGTCGTGCTTCGCGCGCATCAACGAGTACGGCTTCATCGAGTCGCCCTACCGCAAGGTGAAGGACGCCAAGATTCTCGATTACGTGGAGATCTCAAACGCAGGTGATAGCGGCATGCGCGTGGGCGACCACATCGAGAAGGACGAGGCTGCGCGCCTGAACCAGCAGCTCAAGAAGGCCGGCAAGCGTACCATCGATTCCATTCCGTACAGCTTCTACCTGTCGGCCTGGGAAGAGGACAAGCACACCATCGCGCAGGCCAACATCGAGTTCAACGACGAAGGCCAGATCACTGAAGACCTGGTGAATGCACGCCGCCAGGGCAACTTCGTGCTGGTTAACCGTGCTGAAGTCGACTACATCGACGTGTCGCCGAAGCAGCTTGTGTCTGTCGCCGCTTCGCTTGTGCCCTTCCTTGAGCACGACGACGCGAACCGCGCGCTGATGGGCGCGAACATGCAGCGTCAGTCGGTGCCGCTGCTCGTGGCTGAGGCTCCGCTCGTCGGAACCGGCATGGAAGGCGTCACGGCCCGCGACTCGGGCGCCGTGGTGCTGGCCAAGCGTAACGGCATCGTGGACTCGGTCGACTCCGAGCGCATCATCGTGCGCGTCGAAGGCGAGCATCATCCCACGCAGTTGTCGCGCGAAGTTGGTTCGGACATTTACACGCTCATCAAGTTCAAGCGCTCCAACCAGAACACCTGCATCAACCAGAAGCCGGTTGTGCGGGAAGGCGAGCGCGTCATCAAGGGCCAGGTCATCGCTGACGGTCCTTGCACCGAGCAGGGCGAGTTGGCTCTGGGACGCAACGTCCTCGTGGCCTTCATGCCGTGGCGCGGTTACAACTTCGAAGACGCCATCCTTATCAGCGAAAAGCTGGTGAAGGAGGACTACTACACCTCGGTGCACATCGAGGAGTTCGAAATCGAAGCCCGCGACACCAAGCTGGGTCCCGAGGAAATCACGCGCGATATCCCCAACGTCAGCGAGCATGCGCTGCGCGACCTGGACGAGAGCGGCGTAATCCGTATCGGCGCCCAGATCAAGCACGGCGACATCCTCGTCGGCAAGGTCACTCCCAAGGGCGAGACGCAGCTCACTCCGGAAGAGAAGCTGCTCCGCGCCATCTTCGGCGAAAAGGCAGGCGATGTTCGCGACGCTTCGCTCACCTGCCCCCCGGGCATTGAAGGCACGGTTGTTGACGTGCGCATTTTCAGCCGCAAGGGACAGGAGAAGGACGAGCGCGCCAAGCAGATCGAAGCGGAGTATGTTTCCAAGCTCGAGAAGAACCTCGGCGATGAAATCCGCATTCTGACCGATGAGCGTTTGAAGCGTCTCGAAGGCATCCTGGGCGGCAAGACCGTCCTGGCTGACCTGCACGACGAGCGCACCAACAAGCGCCTGCTGACTAAGGACGCGATTCTCGATCGCGAAACGATCGAGCGTATCTCCACCAAGAACCTCAAGCGTATCCGCTACGCTGACAAGGATCCCCGCGTCAACGAGCAGATCGATGAGATCGAGGAAATGACTTCGCGCCAGATCGAAGTGTTGCGCAAGATCACCAACGAGAAGATCGCCAAGCTCGCGAAGGGGGACGAACTTCCTCCGGGCGTGATTAAGCTGGTCAAGGTTTACGTCGCCATGAAGCGCAAGCTCTCGGTGGGTGACAAGATGGCCGGCCGTCACGGCAACAAGGGTGTGATCGCGCGCATATTGCCCGAAGAGGATATGCCGTATCTCCCCGATGGCACTCCGGTCGAAATCGTTCTGAACCCGCTCGGCGTTCCGTCTCGTATGAACGTCGGTCAGATTCTGGAGACGCACCTCGGCTGGGCTGCTGCCGGACTTGGCAAGAAGATCGCCGCGCTGCTCAAGCAGAACAGCGATGCAAACTTCGTTCGGGAGGAATGCCGCAAGGAGTTCGCTGGAACAGCAGCTCTGCGTCAGCTTGAAGATCTCGACGACGAGACGCTGCTCCGGGTCGCCGCCGGTATGGAACGCGGCATCTGGTTCGGCACCAACGTTTTCGATGGCGCGCAGGAAAGCGAGATCAAGTCGCTCCTGACGGCCGCCGGCCTGCCCACTTCGGGCAAGACGGCGCTGTTCGACGGTATGACGGGCGAGCAGTTCGAGCAGCCAGTAACGGTGGGCTACATCTACATGCTCAAGCTGTCGCACCTAGTCGACGACAAGATCCACGCTCGCTCCATCGGACCGTACTCGCTGATCACCCAGCAGCCGCTGGGCGGCAAGGCGCAGTTTGGCGGACAGCGCTTCGGCGAAATGGAAGTGTGGGCGTTGGAAGCTTACGGCGCTGCGTACATTCTGCAGGAGCTGCTCACCGCGAAATCCGATGACGTTTACGGTCGTACGAAGATCTACGAGGCCATCGTCAAGGGAGAAGCGGCGATCGAGCCTGGTGTGCCGGAGTCGTTCAACGTGCTGATTCGCGAACTGCAGTCGCTGTGCCTCGACGTGGAACTCATCAAGCGCGCCGATCTGATTAAGAAAGCGCCCGCGCCTGAAACTATGGCCGCGGTCGCTGACGATTAGCTCGTAGCCGATAGCCAACAGCCGGTAGCAAGAACGAACAAAGCTACCGGCTACAAGCTCCAGCTACAAGCTCTGAAGTTTTAAGGGTCCTTCTTGAAAGCGATAACCATCGCTACCCGGGAAGGAAGGATCCCAAAGGAATCCCGGGATGAGCCGCGGCAGAGTTGAAAAAGCCTGCCAAGGAGGGTCGCCTTGTTCCGTTCGAACCCGTTCGAGCTTACCAGCCCTATCACCGACTTCGATGCCATCCGCATCATGCTTGCGTCGCCCGAGAAGATCCGGAGCTGGTCGCATGGTGAGGTCACGAAGCCTGAAACCATCAACTACCGCACGTTCAAGCCGGAACGCGACGGCCTGTTCTGCGCGCGCATCTTCGGGCCCGTCACCGATTGGGAGTGCCTCTGCGGCAAGTACAAGCGCATGAAGCACCGCGGCGTCATCTGCGACAAGTGCGGCGTTGAAGTTACGGTCTCGAAGGTGCGCCGCGAACGCATGGGCCACATCGAGCTCGCTTCCCCGTGCTCGCACGTGTGGTTCTTCAAGGGCCTGCCCTCGCGTATCGGTCACCTGCTGGACATCTCGCTCCGCGACCTCGAGTCGATTCTCTACTTCGAGTCCTACGTTGTCGTCGATCCAGGCGACGCGCCGGTGCGCGAGCGCGAAATCATCAAGGATGAAAACAAGTTCCGCGAGCTCGACCAGCAATTCCGCCCCTCCGGCTTCAAGGCCATGATGGGCGCGGAAGCCATCAAGGAACTTCTTAAGCGCGTCAACGTCGACGAGCTCGCCATCGAACTGCGCGAGCGCATGAAGACCGAAGCTTCGGCGCAGAAGAAGATCAAGTACGCCAAGCGCCTTAAGGTCGTCGAGGCGTTCCGCAAGTCGTCGAACAAGCCGCAGTGGATGATTCTCGACGTGCTGCCGGTCATTCCTCCTGAGCTGCGCCCCCTGGTGCCGCTGGATGGCGGCCGCTTCGCCACGTCGGATCTCAACGACCTCTATCGCCGCGTCATCAACCGCAACAACCGGTTGAAGAAGCTGATGGACCTGCACGCGCCTGAAGTCATTGTGCGCAACGAAAAGCGCATGCTCCAGGAAGCGGTTGACGCTCTGTTCGACAACGGCCGTCGCGGCCGTGTGCTGCGCGGCGCCAACAACCGTCCGCTCAAGTCGCTCTCTGACACGCTTAAGGGCAAGCAGGGTCGCTTCCGTCAGAACCTTCTCGGTAAGCGCGTCGACTACTCGGGCCGTTCGGTGATCGTGGTCGGACCCGAGCTCAAATTGCACCAGTGCGGCCTGCCCAAGAAGATGGCGCTCGAGCTCTTCAAGCCGTTCATCTATCACCGCCTTGAGCAGACCGGCCACTGCACCACCATCAAGCAGGCCAAGGAAATGGTGGAGATGCAGGAACCGGTGGTCTGGGACATTCTTGAAGAAGTCATCAAGGACCATCCCGTGCTGCTGAACCGCGCCCCAACCCTTCACCGGCTGGGCATCCAGGCTTTCGAGCCCGTGCTCGTGGAAGGCAAGGCCATCAAAATTCACCCGCTCGTCTGCACCGCATTCAACGCGGACTTCGACGGTGACCAGATGGCTGTGCACATTCCGCTGTCGCCTGAAGCGCAGATTGAAGCGTCGGTGCTCATGCTCGCGTCGCACAACATCCTGTCGCCCGCGTCGGGTCAGCCC from the Occallatibacter riparius genome contains:
- a CDS encoding sigma-70 family RNA polymerase sigma factor, yielding MDQNLWLADEFEASRGHLRGVAYRMLGSLAEAEDAVQETWLRLSRSGAEGIDNLRAWLTTVVSRVCLDMLRSRTAHREEPLEPNAPTGPATHASTHPNPEQEALLADSVGIALLVVLDRLNPAERLAFVLHDLFDFSFEEIARIVSRTPEAARQLASRARRRVRGAAEPTTQLAQQRELVGKFLTALRAGNVEGLLDVLDPDVVVRIDAASAFTGQYVEVHGASTWAGEAVKQAKGARYAHPALINGDVGLVIAPRGRLFRLLRFAFRDERISEVQVVGNRTVLDTFELSTLDEGGM
- a CDS encoding carboxymuconolactone decarboxylase family protein: MKNPVMVLPEAMPHLLAFNNVIEKSGLSKKTRELVHLRVSQINGCAVCLDMHARELERAGETNERLFAVSAWREAPYFTDAERAALAVAEAATRLADRPESVSDEIWNEAARHYNERELAALVLSIAVINFWNRVNATTRQIAGEWAKSDEARKWVEERQHAHAG
- a CDS encoding VWA domain-containing protein, with amino-acid sequence MNLLRLRTRTAAVAGVAAAALLAVPVFAQGDNQTKGQAVITVLQDKDAPAANVSQQNLQVKVNGKDATITNWQPLRGESDRLEVVLMLDGGARTSLATQYGDVKNFINSLPPDAKATLGVMQYGTVKLASPLTTDRNAVLKGLRIPSGFPGQNASAYICLSDLAKHWPSQDRSARRIVVMITDGVDYYNPGFDLQDPYMEAAIKDSVRSGLVVYSIYWQNQGRYDRTRMANSIGQNLLLQVTKATGGESYWQGLGNPVSFQPYFKDIEHRLNNQYEVAFTAPVAKPGVGSMKVKVNGAKVAAPQQVYVGRGMTAGGAM
- the rplA gene encoding 50S ribosomal protein L1, whose product is MAKKASKNIAKARAAVTQPAYHLQDAVSLLQKVKYAKFDETVDLTLRLGVDTRHADQMVRGTVVLPHGLGKTKTVAVIATGDRQKDAQEAGADFVGGEEMVDKIQKENWTDFDALIATPDMMRVVGRLGKVLGPKGLMPNPKTGTVTMDVAAAVKEIKAGKVEFRADKTSLVHVPVGKLSFDSQKLVDNATTVVTAIVRAKPSAAKGKYIKSMTLSSTMGPGVPLDQAVADAAGKH
- the rplJ gene encoding 50S ribosomal protein L10, with amino-acid sequence MAISKAKKQEKVQLLAKELETSTTAIIGTFKALTVAKDFELRKVIREAGGKYRVVKNKLAAVSSKGTKVEDALKGLKGVNSVAFTSGDPVALAKVFAKWAGENAEFQFKLGIVDGKLLNVEDVKALATMPGKEEIFSKLLFLINAPAQRLATVLNATGRDLAVVLGQGVEKEKFTAA
- the rplL gene encoding 50S ribosomal protein L7/L12, which encodes MADLAQLEEQIVSLSLLEAAALVKKLEERLGVSAAAAAPVVVAGGGGAAAAPAAEEKTEFQVILKDAGANKINTIKAVREVTSLGLKEAKDLVDGAPKALKENATKDEAEAIKKKFEGVATIEVK
- the rpoB gene encoding DNA-directed RNA polymerase subunit beta, which produces MPNEKRAIRSRLDFSKIPTATQIPNLIEVQRRSYERFLQMDKLPNERDDSGLQSVFVSVFPITDFRGISQLDFVDFSIGNWECKCGHLKGLHHLRTACTNCGSMVITDPFLPGDVLCSKCGHYNKNTPDFCNKCGDPVSLQLKYDQQECEERGMTFSAPLKVTVRLTIYDKDAETGNKTIRDIKEQEVFFGDIPLMTPNGTFIVNGTERVIVSQLHRSPGVFFETANNRTYFLGKIIPYRGSWVEFEYDQKNTLYVRIDRKRKFLGTIFLRALGLRSDEEILKTFYTVDKIQIADGKLFWTIPQDPKQHTHLIGSKPAHAVLHGGEEIAHSGRKVTPHTMKALRNAAVEKVEVESAELDGALTAADVVDMATGEVIVEANVELTADRLHKVLASGATTFEVFFPERDDVGNIITNTLRRDSIRKPEEALIEIYRKLRPGDPPTLDTATALFEGMFFDPRKYDFSRVGRLKFNIKLYENQDATPLDHRTLTPEDFYSTIRYLLKLRKNIGIVDDIDHLGNRRVRAVGELMENQFRIGLVRMERAIKEKMSVYQELSTAMPHDLINAKPVMAAIREFFGSSQLSQFMDQTNPLSEITHKRRLSALGPGGLSRERAGFEVRDVHPTHYGRICPIETPEGPNIGLISSLSCFARINEYGFIESPYRKVKDAKILDYVEISNAGDSGMRVGDHIEKDEAARLNQQLKKAGKRTIDSIPYSFYLSAWEEDKHTIAQANIEFNDEGQITEDLVNARRQGNFVLVNRAEVDYIDVSPKQLVSVAASLVPFLEHDDANRALMGANMQRQSVPLLVAEAPLVGTGMEGVTARDSGAVVLAKRNGIVDSVDSERIIVRVEGEHHPTQLSREVGSDIYTLIKFKRSNQNTCINQKPVVREGERVIKGQVIADGPCTEQGELALGRNVLVAFMPWRGYNFEDAILISEKLVKEDYYTSVHIEEFEIEARDTKLGPEEITRDIPNVSEHALRDLDESGVIRIGAQIKHGDILVGKVTPKGETQLTPEEKLLRAIFGEKAGDVRDASLTCPPGIEGTVVDVRIFSRKGQEKDERAKQIEAEYVSKLEKNLGDEIRILTDERLKRLEGILGGKTVLADLHDERTNKRLLTKDAILDRETIERISTKNLKRIRYADKDPRVNEQIDEIEEMTSRQIEVLRKITNEKIAKLAKGDELPPGVIKLVKVYVAMKRKLSVGDKMAGRHGNKGVIARILPEEDMPYLPDGTPVEIVLNPLGVPSRMNVGQILETHLGWAAAGLGKKIAALLKQNSDANFVREECRKEFAGTAALRQLEDLDDETLLRVAAGMERGIWFGTNVFDGAQESEIKSLLTAAGLPTSGKTALFDGMTGEQFEQPVTVGYIYMLKLSHLVDDKIHARSIGPYSLITQQPLGGKAQFGGQRFGEMEVWALEAYGAAYILQELLTAKSDDVYGRTKIYEAIVKGEAAIEPGVPESFNVLIRELQSLCLDVELIKRADLIKKAPAPETMAAVADD